CCTTTGCGCCTGATTTCCAAGGCCACGGCGAGAGTGCCGCGCTCTCGGACGCGCCGTATACCATGGGATGGAAAGAGGGCGACAACCTTGTCGGCGCCGCGCGCTTCCTGCGGGAAATGCCCGAAGTGCGCGGGGTCGCGCTGATGGGGTTCAGCATGTCCGGCGCAGCCGCGATCCTCGCGGCTGCTTCGGCGCCGGAGCTGTTCGCCGCTGCGGTTGTCGCCAGCCCCCCAGCAAAGCAGGAAATACACTTCATCATGAGCCACATTGATAAGTGGCTCCGGATCGCCAAGACTGACCCGGTCACCTACTTCAACCGCGCGGGAGCCTACTACGGGATCAGCGGCGAGGAAGTCCGCCGGCGCGACGAAACCGTCGAGGCGCTGCGCTCGCTGACGGTGCCGACGCTGCTCATCCAGGCTGCCGATGATGAGTTCATCCCGCCGCCGGACCAGGCCCAAGTCGAGGCAGCGGCTCGCGCCAACCCGAACGTGCTGGTCATCGCTCAAGCGCGCGGCGGTCACGGGGTCGAACTGTTTCTGAATGATCGCTATTGGTTCAAAGGCGTCGCCGCCACGTTTCTCAAGGCGCAGGTCGCCCCCGACCTCGACCTCGTCCGCGACGATCCGTGGCCGGCGCTCGATATCCAGTTAAAGCTCGAGATGGGCTGGGAAGGCTGGCTCTTAGGGACAGTCTGGCTGCGGAACAGCAGCTCAGCAGCGCTTGAAAACGTGACGCTCCGTCTCCCGCTCTTCGAGACACCGCCGCCCGCCTACACCGCTGCCCCGCCGATGTTCCGCGAAGCGCGTCAGGAAGGACGCGACCTCATCTGGGAGGCAGACCGCTTGCCCGGGGGAGCGCAGCTTGTCGGTCCGTTCACAGTCGCGATCGCGAGCGCGGAGATCCCGCAAGGGACGCGGCTGCGAACACGCGCCCGCGCTCTTTGGCGCGGTCCTGAGCCGGGTGAGGTGAGCAGCAATGAGGTGTCGTACACCCAACGCTGAGCAGGGCGGGCATTTCGGGGCTCTCCCCCGTGGTCGTTTCGCTGGCGCAGCGCTCGCGGCACATTCAGCAGACACTCTCCGCTGCTGAGGCGCGCCGACGTTCCTGCGAGCGGGCCGTTCTCCGCAAGGCGGCGCTTTCCGGTCGAGCAGCGCCAGCTGCGAGGCTGACGGCGCGGCGATGCCGACGCGCTTCAGCGTGAACGCGGATTGCGGCGAGGCCGTTCTCTCGCCTTCCCGCCGCATTTCCCGTGAGGGGGAAGGGCGGTTACCAGCGCGATCCCCCGCCGCTCGGCGCACTGCCTCTCCCGCGAGCAGGAGGAGCAGGGTCTACAATTCCGGTCGTCGGGAGTGGGGAGGGGGCATGCTCCTGCCAGCCCGCTTTGCGCCGAGGCTGCCCCGCTCGTCGAAGCGCCGTGGGAGAGTGCCATGATCCGTCAGGACCGTCAGCATCCCTTGCCGTCGCAGGAGCGGCGCGCAGACCGGCCCGCTGGTCGCGCTGGCGCGCTGGATGACGCGACCCTTGACGGGTTCTTTGCAGAACTGGCGTCGCGGTTTGAAGAGGCGCTCCTTCGCCACGCTGTTCCGGGCGGCGCGCTAGCGCTGCATTACTACGGGCGCGAGTGGACTGGCGCCTTTGGGGTCACCAACATCGCGTATCCCCTCCCGACTCATGACGAAACGCTCTTCCAAGTCGGCGGGATCACTCGGCTGGTCACCGCGCTCGCGGTAGCAATCCTCGTCGAGCAGGGGAAGTTGGACTGGGATGAACCGGTGCGCGCCTATCTGCCAACGCTGCGGCTGGCGGACCCGCGCGTCGCTGAACGCGTGACGGCGCGCCAGCTGCTCAATCACACCGCGGGCTGGTACGGCGATGACCGCGGCGGCGGCGAGAGCGGCCCGGACGCAGCAGCGCGCTATCTCAGCCGATTAGCGAGCGCTCCGCAGCTGCTTCCGCTCGGCTGGCGGTTCTCGATCAATGACTCGGCCTACGTTGTGGCCGGGCGGCTTCTGGAGGTGCTGACCGGA
Above is a genomic segment from Dehalococcoidia bacterium containing:
- a CDS encoding lysophospholipase encodes the protein MTTRSHLALTERLAAFPFNPFRGSGQGVRGQFSDRFARVQFASADGLPLVGRLALHRDGIARPALILGHGVWASKELDAIVDLAEFFFANGWHAFAPDFQGHGESAALSDAPYTMGWKEGDNLVGAARFLREMPEVRGVALMGFSMSGAAAILAAASAPELFAAAVVASPPAKQEIHFIMSHIDKWLRIAKTDPVTYFNRAGAYYGISGEEVRRRDETVEALRSLTVPTLLIQAADDEFIPPPDQAQVEAAARANPNVLVIAQARGGHGVELFLNDRYWFKGVAATFLKAQVAPDLDLVRDDPWPALDIQLKLEMGWEGWLLGTVWLRNSSSAALENVTLRLPLFETPPPAYTAAPPMFREARQEGRDLIWEADRLPGGAQLVGPFTVAIASAEIPQGTRLRTRARALWRGPEPGEVSSNEVSYTQR